From the genome of Hathewaya histolytica, one region includes:
- a CDS encoding DNRLRE domain-containing protein → MELEIKSDFLKENIILNNPIENPEFRYILYTKNLKVNINENKEILFFDNTDGKEVFTMEVPYMIDNQGELSKDIDVQCIEKEDGVQELVIKPNKEWLNAPKRAYPVKIDPPVRSSLDVKKIQDAFVASGLPTQNYREADRLGVGNGKYSKTTRSFLKFELPQISSADMIIDAKLYSLLFSDQNNNTQINVHKVLGNWDSKSITWNRKPNFSSKIEDYAIVKGKVGSIFHWDITAIAKEWYNSGNNYGLMLKNNNESSGYTEFLSSDIHKDFKGIRPQVVFYYVNNSGLEDYWSYHSQEVGRAGTGHVNDYNGNLVFTHNDLSTNGNLMPASISHVYNSNEKDKSIGFGLGWRLNYYQTIEPKIIEGKRWYEYTDSDGTKHHFKYDDKEKIYKEDSGLDLKFKINSDGSYEIKDKDDNTLTFTKWGYLYIVKDKNNNKLTINYGGTKVRSITDGAGKQIKFDVLSNGYLVGITDPAGRRTSFTYSGIKLSKITYPDGKYTLYEYNSDNTLKLVTNYDGYQMQYEYYGSKPNRVKKVLEKHSNGTLGGELSLVYGFNQTTFKDVKGRSHIYQFNNLGNTVSVKDTDGSAEYYKYFDKENNKNKLELESKLQKTTKNYLKNHNIELNNTEWTKDSWTGSSGSADVTSEDKYLGNKSLKINKTNDKSRQFYSQSLNLEKGKTYTLSAYVKSKNISNKNSKGAGVFVNYQNNKGSWETVESRFISGSNDWDRLEVKFTLPKDSASNQVLARAGIMSETGIAYIDSFQLEEGSIANRYNMLENANFMYTSGDKPLYWTKAAECDSGDKYEVFEGRKTFKVNGNATKNKNIGQVVSASGKKGDTFVVSGWGKSDSVPTHSQRYFALDVGIKKKGSNEYQWTVVPFNQDSSQWQFVSEKVVAKHDYDRITVYGLYYLNANTAHFSDIQLFKEEFGQSYTYDSKGNVISVEDLSKQKSKFEYNGNNDLVKSIDPKGNEFKYEYDGKRNVTKATTSENVVYSFTYDSKGNPLTSKVSGSGLFMESSAEYTANGNYMKSMTDSSGNKIGYDWNETKGLLNKSIDSKGNETNYKYDNLDRVISVDKDIKNESLVQIPFNHNLNNNSGIQPIESQSVTFERDLKGDMSMGAFQSTYNLLSKNSSFENTTSEWALTDWNKSTGKWRLVQDGAVGKYSLECYDSDGKTDGSITNAIAYQYVEYPSVTTEEKILSLSAYAKRIGNATPGLSVVCYDNSGNEIGGSYKIHMQDIVENKWCRISKEFNVPKGTKKVRAVLRSNVKDKELVRFDGVQLEEKPFPTPYTDNRRSGGTSLKYNFNINDEEGAFSSFFKLAGNKNDSKTIISTEKEEKSLFSLYLDKENNLQLSVKDKNKQIKNIITVNKDQIKKDNWHFVLVNWKKLGDEYKFSLYLDDKNYEAKVKDVEDFSGGITSIGSNAKGTQILEGYLERFVYSNKNLSVEEIGTLKQKKDIKSQNIKVTNNYTYENDNIKTVSHNGFSYIFNYDVFGNTTSVNVGKQQLINNKYEARTGKLLESTYGNGHKTSLDYDGTDAVIGKRFNGQLKYRYEHDANGNLGYKEDLENGVNYRYIYDVADRLVKVEDSKGNYFTTDYDKNNNKSKIIERINGKVYTTSYSYDKDNRVKDTTLPSGSKVLNNYDSIGRITKNEVNTGKTSLNTTFTFEAGYKGSQTNRISSMKNNNKEILYTYDKNGNIETIKSEGKLIKYHYNSLNEVIREDNEPLGKTIVYNYDVGGNITSKIEYEYVGSQKLGKEIKTYNYEYGDSNWKDKLTSFDGKEITYDAIGNPLSYDGYKFTWQHGRQLKSISGNNKNISYKYNDSGIRTEKSVNGEVTKYHLNGSDVAYEETLDSTGKVKDSIYYNYDASNHLVSMTLNSEEYFYIRNAQNDIIALTDKSGKEVVTYNYDTWGKLISVEGTLKDTVGIKNPYRYRGYRYDIETGFYYLSTRYYNTNFGRFINMDSLGGKIGVLLSHNVFAYCMNNPVNMEDSSGNFPLALRCFGELTGGAIAAVGAVLSSTVVIAGALILTTCFLGYTIYNYYSHSSSGSSSSKISSKGGVTGKTNINGGGIRRGGSNRKPPKKYKKPRKIKKTTHGHHTYPKYLGGAVAQKLVELAPQIHRELHAAIHKFEGGWLAPKKGYTGKTIQYIYDKQQIQEGLIRFYNSIDEFKDLLEPLKEAIRYTMEK, encoded by the coding sequence ATGGAACTTGAAATTAAATCTGACTTTTTAAAGGAAAATATAATATTAAATAATCCTATAGAAAACCCAGAATTTAGGTACATACTATATACTAAAAACTTAAAAGTCAATATTAATGAAAATAAGGAAATTTTATTTTTTGATAATACCGATGGTAAAGAAGTTTTCACCATGGAAGTTCCTTATATGATAGATAATCAAGGGGAATTAAGCAAGGATATTGATGTACAGTGTATAGAAAAGGAAGATGGTGTACAAGAACTAGTTATAAAACCTAATAAGGAATGGTTAAATGCACCTAAAAGGGCATATCCAGTAAAGATAGATCCACCAGTGAGAAGCTCCTTAGATGTGAAAAAAATACAAGATGCTTTCGTTGCATCAGGACTTCCAACCCAAAACTATAGAGAAGCAGACCGCCTAGGAGTGGGGAATGGTAAATACTCTAAAACAACAAGAAGTTTTTTAAAGTTTGAGTTACCACAAATATCGTCTGCTGATATGATTATAGATGCAAAACTCTACTCATTGTTATTTTCAGATCAAAATAATAATACTCAAATAAATGTTCATAAGGTCTTAGGAAATTGGGATTCTAAAAGTATTACTTGGAATAGAAAACCTAACTTCAGTAGCAAGATAGAGGACTACGCAATTGTAAAAGGAAAAGTTGGATCAATATTTCATTGGGATATAACGGCTATAGCAAAGGAATGGTATAATTCCGGGAATAATTATGGGCTAATGCTTAAAAACAATAATGAAAGTAGTGGATATACAGAATTTTTATCCTCCGATATACACAAGGATTTTAAAGGTATAAGACCTCAAGTCGTATTTTATTATGTTAATAATTCGGGTTTAGAGGATTACTGGAGTTATCATTCTCAAGAAGTGGGTAGAGCAGGAACAGGACATGTTAATGATTATAATGGGAATTTAGTTTTTACCCATAATGATTTAAGTACCAATGGCAACTTAATGCCTGCATCTATTTCTCATGTATATAATAGTAATGAAAAAGATAAAAGTATAGGTTTTGGACTAGGCTGGAGACTTAATTATTACCAAACAATAGAACCTAAGATTATAGAAGGAAAACGATGGTATGAATATACCGATTCAGACGGTACAAAACACCATTTTAAATATGATGATAAAGAAAAAATTTATAAGGAAGATTCAGGATTAGACCTTAAATTTAAAATAAATTCTGATGGAAGTTATGAGATAAAGGATAAAGATGATAATACTTTAACATTTACTAAATGGGGTTATCTTTATATAGTTAAGGATAAGAATAATAATAAGTTAACAATTAACTATGGTGGTACCAAAGTAAGATCCATAACTGATGGAGCAGGAAAACAGATAAAATTCGATGTGCTATCTAATGGATATCTTGTAGGAATAACAGATCCAGCAGGACGAAGAACATCATTTACGTATAGTGGTATTAAATTAAGTAAAATTACATATCCAGATGGTAAGTATACATTATATGAATACAATAGTGATAATACATTAAAGCTTGTAACTAATTATGATGGCTATCAAATGCAGTATGAGTATTATGGAAGTAAACCTAATAGAGTAAAAAAGGTATTAGAAAAACATTCAAATGGAACCTTAGGTGGAGAATTATCTTTAGTTTATGGATTTAATCAAACCACCTTTAAAGATGTAAAGGGTAGAAGTCATATATATCAATTTAATAATCTTGGAAATACAGTTTCTGTTAAGGATACTGATGGGAGTGCTGAATATTACAAGTATTTTGACAAGGAAAATAATAAAAATAAACTAGAATTAGAATCAAAATTACAAAAAACCACTAAGAATTATTTAAAAAATCATAATATTGAACTTAATAATACAGAATGGACAAAAGACTCATGGACAGGATCAAGTGGATCAGCAGATGTAACATCAGAAGATAAATATTTAGGAAATAAAAGTTTAAAAATTAATAAAACTAATGATAAATCAAGGCAATTCTATAGTCAAAGTTTAAACTTGGAAAAAGGAAAGACATATACGCTATCGGCCTATGTTAAAAGCAAAAATATAAGTAATAAAAATTCAAAAGGAGCAGGCGTATTTGTAAATTATCAGAATAACAAAGGAAGTTGGGAAACCGTAGAGTCAAGATTTATTTCTGGAAGTAATGATTGGGATAGGTTGGAAGTTAAATTTACACTGCCAAAAGATTCAGCTTCAAATCAAGTTTTAGCTAGGGCTGGGATTATGTCTGAAACTGGTATAGCTTACATTGATTCATTTCAACTAGAAGAGGGAAGCATAGCAAATAGATATAATATGCTTGAGAATGCTAACTTTATGTATACCTCAGGAGACAAACCTTTATATTGGACTAAGGCAGCAGAATGTGACTCAGGAGATAAATACGAAGTTTTTGAGGGAAGAAAGACATTTAAAGTAAATGGAAATGCCACTAAAAATAAAAATATAGGACAAGTTGTATCAGCATCTGGTAAAAAAGGAGATACATTTGTAGTAAGTGGTTGGGGAAAATCGGATTCCGTTCCTACACATTCACAAAGATACTTTGCCCTAGATGTAGGTATTAAGAAAAAAGGATCTAATGAATATCAGTGGACTGTTGTGCCATTTAATCAAGATTCATCACAATGGCAATTTGTATCTGAAAAGGTTGTAGCAAAGCATGATTATGATAGAATAACGGTTTATGGATTATATTATTTAAATGCCAACACTGCACACTTTAGTGATATACAATTATTTAAAGAAGAGTTTGGGCAAAGCTATACCTATGATTCAAAAGGAAATGTTATTTCTGTCGAAGACCTATCGAAGCAAAAAAGTAAGTTTGAATATAACGGTAATAATGATCTAGTAAAGTCTATCGATCCAAAGGGAAATGAATTTAAGTATGAGTATGATGGTAAGCGTAATGTTACAAAAGCTACTACATCAGAAAATGTAGTTTATTCTTTCACTTATGACAGTAAAGGAAATCCTCTTACATCAAAAGTATCTGGTTCAGGTTTATTTATGGAATCCTCTGCGGAATACACTGCAAATGGAAACTATATGAAGTCTATGACAGACAGTAGTGGTAATAAGATAGGTTACGATTGGAATGAAACAAAGGGATTATTAAATAAGTCCATAGATTCTAAAGGTAATGAAACTAATTATAAATATGATAATCTAGATAGAGTTATAAGTGTAGATAAGGATATTAAAAATGAGAGTTTAGTACAAATTCCATTTAACCATAATCTAAATAATAATAGTGGAATACAACCTATAGAAAGCCAAAGTGTCACTTTTGAGAGAGACCTTAAAGGTGATATGAGCATGGGGGCCTTCCAGTCAACATATAACTTACTAAGTAAGAATTCCTCTTTTGAAAATACTACTAGTGAGTGGGCATTAACTGATTGGAATAAATCTACTGGAAAGTGGAGACTAGTACAAGATGGTGCAGTAGGTAAATATTCGTTAGAATGCTATGATAGTGATGGAAAGACTGATGGAAGTATAACCAATGCTATAGCATATCAGTATGTGGAATATCCAAGTGTAACAACTGAGGAAAAAATTCTTAGTCTAAGTGCTTATGCAAAACGAATAGGAAATGCCACACCAGGGCTTAGTGTAGTTTGTTATGATAATAGTGGAAATGAAATAGGTGGCTCTTATAAAATACACATGCAAGATATCGTAGAGAATAAATGGTGCAGAATATCAAAAGAATTTAATGTGCCAAAGGGAACTAAAAAAGTTAGAGCTGTTCTTAGAAGTAATGTTAAAGATAAGGAATTGGTTAGATTTGATGGTGTACAGTTAGAAGAGAAGCCTTTCCCAACCCCATATACTGATAACAGAAGATCAGGGGGGACAAGTCTTAAGTATAACTTTAATATAAATGATGAAGAAGGTGCTTTTTCTAGTTTCTTTAAGCTAGCAGGCAACAAGAATGACTCTAAAACAATAATATCTACAGAAAAAGAAGAAAAGTCCCTATTTAGTCTTTATTTAGATAAAGAAAATAATCTTCAACTTTCTGTAAAAGATAAAAATAAGCAGATTAAAAATATTATAACAGTAAATAAGGATCAAATTAAAAAGGACAACTGGCATTTTGTCCTAGTTAACTGGAAAAAGCTTGGAGATGAATATAAATTTAGCCTGTACCTAGATGATAAAAATTACGAGGCAAAGGTAAAGGATGTAGAAGATTTTTCAGGTGGAATTACATCAATAGGAAGTAATGCAAAGGGAACACAGATATTAGAAGGTTATCTTGAAAGATTCGTATACTCTAATAAAAATTTAAGTGTAGAAGAAATAGGAACACTTAAGCAAAAGAAAGATATAAAGTCTCAAAACATAAAAGTAACCAACAATTACACTTATGAAAATGACAATATTAAAACTGTAAGTCATAATGGGTTTAGCTATATATTTAATTATGATGTTTTTGGTAATACAACCTCAGTAAATGTAGGTAAACAACAACTTATAAATAATAAATACGAAGCTAGAACTGGAAAACTATTAGAATCTACCTATGGTAATGGACATAAAACAAGTCTTGACTATGATGGTACAGATGCCGTTATAGGAAAAAGATTTAATGGGCAGTTAAAATATAGGTATGAGCATGATGCTAATGGTAATTTAGGTTACAAAGAAGACCTTGAAAATGGCGTGAATTATAGGTATATTTATGATGTAGCCGATAGATTAGTAAAGGTTGAAGATTCAAAAGGAAATTACTTTACTACAGATTACGATAAGAACAATAATAAGAGCAAAATAATAGAAAGAATAAATGGAAAAGTCTATACCACATCATACTCCTATGATAAAGACAATAGGGTTAAAGATACTACACTTCCAAGTGGAAGTAAGGTGTTAAATAACTATGATAGTATAGGAAGAATAACTAAAAATGAAGTAAATACAGGAAAAACAAGTTTAAATACTACATTTACCTTTGAGGCAGGTTACAAAGGTTCTCAAACTAACAGAATTAGTAGTATGAAAAACAATAACAAGGAGATACTTTATACCTACGATAAAAATGGAAACATAGAAACCATAAAATCAGAAGGAAAGTTAATAAAGTATCACTATAACTCTCTAAATGAAGTTATAAGAGAAGATAATGAACCTTTAGGAAAAACTATAGTTTATAATTATGATGTTGGTGGCAATATTACTTCAAAAATAGAATATGAGTATGTAGGTTCTCAAAAATTAGGAAAAGAAATAAAAACATATAATTATGAATATGGAGATTCTAATTGGAAAGACAAGCTAACAAGCTTTGATGGAAAAGAAATAACCTATGATGCCATAGGAAACCCACTAAGTTATGATGGATATAAGTTCACATGGCAGCATGGAAGACAGTTAAAATCTATAAGTGGAAACAATAAAAATATATCATACAAGTACAATGATTCTGGAATAAGAACAGAGAAAAGTGTAAATGGAGAAGTCACAAAATATCACTTAAATGGTTCAGATGTAGCCTATGAAGAAACTCTAGATTCCACAGGTAAAGTAAAAGACAGCATATATTACAACTACGATGCATCAAACCACTTAGTAAGTATGACCCTAAATAGTGAAGAGTATTTCTATATAAGAAACGCTCAAAATGATATAATAGCATTAACAGATAAATCAGGAAAAGAAGTAGTAACTTATAACTATGATACCTGGGGAAAACTGATATCTGTGGAAGGGACTTTAAAAGATACCGTAGGAATAAAAAATCCATATAGGTATAGAGGATATAGATATGATATAGAAACAGGATTTTATTATTTAAGTACAAGATATTATAATACTAATTTTGGAAGATTTATTAATATGGATTCACTAGGTGGAAAGATTGGAGTACTATTATCTCATAATGTATTTGCTTATTGTATGAATAATCCGGTAAATATGGAGGATTCAAGTGGGAATTTTCCTTTAGCACT